One genomic segment of Streptococcus salivarius includes these proteins:
- the feoB gene encoding ferrous iron transport protein B — protein MTEIALIGNPNSGKTSLFNLITGNNQRVGNWPGVTVERKSGLVKKNKDLEIQDLPGIYSMSPYSPEEKVARDYLLSQRADSILNVVDATNLERNLYLTTQLIETGIPVTLALNMSDVLEAQGKQINVDKLSYHLGVPVVATSALKQTGVDQVVKKAAHTTTSTVADIAFPIYDDKLEAAISQILEVLGNSVPQRSARFYAIKLFEHDALVEAELDLSPFQRKEIKDIIRITEEVFTEDAESIVINERYAFIERVCQMAQSHTEDFALTLSDKIDRIVTNRILALPIFAVVMYLVYFLSIQTVGTMWTNWANDVLFGKYVPDLVTSGLDYLQVQDWLKSLIVDGIVAGIGTVLGFLPQIFVLFICLGVLEDIGYMSRIAFVMDRIFRRFGLSGKSFIPMLISTGCGVPAVMSSRTIENERDRRITIMTTTFMPCSAKLEIIALIAGAFFPSNSLVAPSTYFIGMAAIILSGIALKKTSFLGGLTSPFIMELPAYHWPKAMSVLRYAFGKAMSFVKRAGTIIFSLTVLIWFMSNYNFTLHTVDTEASILATLGKGLSWIFDPLGFGNWKATVAALTGLAAKETVVATFGILYHNSSEAGLAAALRGDYSSLAAYSFLIFNLLCAPCFAAIGAIKREMANLKWTVGAIGFQTGLAYCVSLILYQFGQVILYGKSMTIWTFVAFLLLVTMIYFVVRKPRQIKDQIISLDNLREAHI, from the coding sequence ATGACAGAAATTGCATTAATAGGTAATCCTAATAGTGGTAAAACCAGTTTATTCAACCTGATAACAGGGAACAATCAGCGTGTTGGTAACTGGCCGGGTGTTACCGTAGAACGAAAAAGTGGTCTGGTCAAAAAGAATAAGGATTTAGAAATCCAGGATTTACCAGGGATTTACTCAATGTCACCCTATAGTCCTGAAGAAAAGGTAGCGCGTGACTATTTGTTGAGCCAAAGGGCTGACAGCATTTTAAATGTAGTTGATGCGACAAATTTGGAGCGTAACCTTTATCTGACAACGCAGTTGATTGAGACAGGTATTCCAGTCACTTTAGCGCTTAACATGAGTGATGTTCTAGAGGCTCAGGGAAAGCAGATTAATGTTGATAAATTATCTTACCATCTAGGCGTCCCAGTAGTAGCTACTAGTGCTCTCAAGCAAACTGGTGTTGATCAGGTAGTGAAGAAGGCAGCTCATACGACAACCTCTACAGTTGCCGACATTGCTTTTCCAATTTATGACGATAAATTAGAAGCTGCTATCTCACAAATTTTGGAAGTCTTGGGAAATTCGGTGCCGCAAAGGTCTGCTCGTTTTTACGCCATTAAACTCTTTGAACACGATGCTTTAGTTGAGGCTGAGCTAGACTTGTCCCCATTCCAACGAAAAGAAATCAAAGACATCATTCGAATCACTGAGGAAGTTTTCACCGAAGATGCGGAGTCAATTGTCATTAATGAGCGTTATGCCTTTATCGAACGAGTTTGTCAGATGGCTCAAAGTCATACAGAAGATTTTGCTCTGACCTTGTCAGATAAGATTGATAGGATTGTCACCAACCGTATTTTGGCCTTGCCAATTTTCGCAGTGGTTATGTATTTGGTTTATTTCTTATCTATTCAGACTGTTGGAACCATGTGGACAAACTGGGCTAACGATGTGCTTTTTGGTAAGTATGTTCCAGATTTGGTAACGTCTGGTCTTGACTATCTTCAAGTTCAGGACTGGCTTAAGTCTTTGATTGTCGATGGGATTGTCGCTGGGATTGGGACAGTGCTAGGCTTCCTTCCTCAAATTTTTGTGCTCTTTATCTGTTTGGGTGTGCTTGAGGACATTGGATATATGAGTCGTATTGCCTTTGTTATGGACCGTATTTTCCGTCGTTTTGGACTTTCTGGAAAATCCTTTATTCCTATGTTGATTTCTACAGGTTGTGGGGTACCAGCGGTTATGTCTAGTCGAACCATTGAAAATGAAAGGGACCGTCGCATTACCATTATGACGACAACCTTCATGCCTTGTTCTGCTAAGTTGGAAATTATTGCCCTGATTGCTGGAGCTTTCTTCCCTAGTAATTCTTTAGTGGCACCAAGTACCTATTTTATTGGGATGGCTGCCATTATTCTATCAGGTATTGCACTCAAAAAGACGAGTTTTTTGGGTGGTTTAACCAGCCCGTTTATTATGGAATTGCCTGCCTACCACTGGCCTAAAGCCATGTCAGTCTTACGTTATGCCTTTGGTAAGGCTATGAGTTTTGTCAAACGTGCGGGAACCATCATTTTCAGTTTGACCGTTCTTATCTGGTTTATGTCTAACTACAACTTTACCCTACATACTGTGGATACGGAAGCTAGCATTTTGGCGACTTTAGGGAAGGGCTTGTCTTGGATTTTTGATCCACTCGGATTTGGAAATTGGAAGGCAACAGTTGCGGCTCTCACAGGTTTAGCTGCCAAGGAGACTGTTGTTGCCACCTTTGGTATTCTCTATCATAATAGCAGTGAGGCCGGTCTAGCTGCGGCTCTTCGAGGAGATTATTCTTCCTTAGCGGCCTATTCCTTCTTGATTTTTAACCTACTTTGTGCGCCATGTTTTGCGGCTATTGGAGCTATTAAGCGTGAAATGGCCAATCTTAAATGGACAGTTGGGGCTATCGGTTTCCAAACAGGTCTAGCTTATTGTGTGAGTTTAATTCTTTACCAGTTTGGTCAAGTCATCCTGTACGGTAAGTCAATGACAATTTGGACTTTTGTTGCTTTCTTACTTTTAGTAACGATGATTTACTTTGTTGTTCGTAAACCACGTCAGATTAAGGATCAAATCATTAGCTTGGATAATCTTCGAGAAGCTCATATTTAG
- a CDS encoding ferrous iron transport protein A translates to MLIYNAALKTPYRILGINLPKDSLLHLSNLGLAAGETIEVVTKTKNSAIIIVKGSRLAFDASILDKIDLAPAEEDQEKIPLSELPVGRSAIVTDIFSANETKRRLMDMGITKRTRVLLRKVAPLGDPLEISLRGYELTLRKSEAQMISVVMLDEGEEK, encoded by the coding sequence ATGCTCATATATAATGCGGCCTTAAAAACGCCTTACCGGATTCTTGGCATTAACCTCCCTAAGGATAGTCTTTTGCACTTATCTAATCTAGGGTTGGCTGCCGGTGAAACGATTGAGGTGGTAACTAAGACCAAGAATAGTGCTATTATTATCGTTAAAGGGAGTCGCTTAGCCTTTGATGCGTCGATTCTGGATAAGATTGATTTGGCACCTGCCGAGGAAGATCAGGAAAAGATACCTCTTTCTGAATTACCAGTTGGACGTTCGGCTATCGTTACTGATATTTTTTCAGCAAATGAAACCAAACGACGTCTTATGGATATGGGAATTACAAAGCGTACTCGGGTCTTATTACGTAAGGTAGCCCCTTTGGGAGATCCTCTAGAAATTAGTTTGAGAGGGTATGAATTAACCCTACGCAAGTCAGAAGCGCAAATGATTAGTGTGGTCATGCTGGATGAGGGAGAGGAAAAATGA
- a CDS encoding amino acid ABC transporter ATP-binding protein, giving the protein MAETIIEIKNLHKYFGKNEVLKGIDLDIKKGEVVVIIGPSGSGKSTFLRSMNLLEKPTKGVISFEGVDITDKNNDIFKMREKMGMVFQQFNLFPNMTVKENITLSPIKTKGVSKADAEAKAMELLEKVGLKDKADAYPTSLSGGQQQRIAIARGLAMDPDVLLFDEPTSALDPEMVGEVLSVMQDLAKSGMTMAIVTHEMGFAYEVADRVIFMDGGVIVEEGTPQEIFDNTKEDRTKDFLSKVL; this is encoded by the coding sequence ATGGCAGAAACAATTATTGAGATTAAAAATCTTCACAAGTATTTTGGTAAGAACGAAGTTCTCAAAGGGATTGATCTAGATATTAAAAAGGGTGAAGTAGTGGTTATCATCGGTCCTTCAGGATCAGGAAAGTCAACCTTCCTACGCTCAATGAACTTGCTTGAGAAACCTACAAAAGGTGTTATCTCCTTTGAAGGTGTGGATATTACAGATAAAAATAACGACATTTTCAAAATGCGTGAGAAGATGGGGATGGTTTTCCAACAGTTCAACCTCTTCCCTAATATGACAGTTAAAGAAAATATCACCTTGTCACCAATTAAGACTAAAGGTGTTTCTAAAGCTGATGCAGAAGCAAAGGCTATGGAACTTTTAGAAAAGGTTGGCTTGAAAGATAAGGCAGATGCCTACCCAACAAGTCTATCAGGTGGTCAGCAACAACGTATTGCAATTGCACGTGGTTTGGCTATGGATCCAGACGTTCTCTTGTTTGACGAACCAACATCAGCCCTTGACCCAGAGATGGTTGGTGAAGTTCTATCCGTTATGCAGGACCTTGCTAAATCAGGGATGACAATGGCAATCGTTACCCACGAAATGGGCTTTGCTTATGAAGTGGCAGATCGTGTTATCTTTATGGATGGCGGTGTCATTGTCGAAGAAGGCACACCACAAGAGATCTTCGACAATACTAAGGAAGATCGTACCAAGGATTTCTTGAGTAAGGTTTTGTAA
- a CDS encoding amino acid ABC transporter permease → MNFSFLPQFWSYFNYGVLVTIMISVCVVFFGTILGVLVSLAKRSGIKPLEWLVSLYVWVFRGTPMVVQIMIAFNLIHMNLPTVQFGILNLDLSRIVPGIIVLSLNSGAYISESVRAGIESIPKGQVEAAYSLGIRPWNTMRYVVLPQAIKNILPALGNEFVTIIKDSSLLQTIGVMELWNGAQTVATTTYLTLTPLLFAAFYYLIVTTAMTALLKQMEKRLGEGRK, encoded by the coding sequence ATGAATTTTTCATTTCTACCACAGTTTTGGTCTTACTTTAACTATGGTGTCTTAGTAACAATTATGATTTCGGTCTGCGTGGTCTTCTTCGGAACCATCCTTGGGGTTTTGGTATCCTTGGCCAAACGTTCTGGAATCAAACCTTTGGAGTGGTTGGTAAGCCTTTATGTTTGGGTTTTCCGTGGGACTCCTATGGTTGTGCAGATTATGATTGCTTTTAACCTTATCCACATGAATCTTCCAACTGTTCAGTTTGGCATTTTGAACCTTGATTTGTCACGTATCGTTCCAGGTATTATCGTCCTTTCTTTGAATAGTGGTGCTTATATTTCTGAGAGTGTACGTGCAGGTATCGAGTCTATTCCTAAAGGTCAGGTTGAAGCTGCCTACTCACTTGGTATCCGTCCATGGAATACCATGCGTTATGTGGTCTTGCCTCAAGCTATTAAAAATATCTTGCCTGCCTTGGGTAACGAGTTTGTTACTATTATTAAGGATAGTTCGCTCTTGCAAACCATCGGGGTTATGGAATTGTGGAATGGTGCACAAACTGTTGCAACAACAACCTACTTGACCTTGACGCCGCTCTTGTTCGCAGCCTTCTATTACTTGATTGTGACAACAGCTATGACGGCACTCTTGAAACAAATGGAAAAACGACTTGGGGAGGGACGTAAATAA
- a CDS encoding DUF1797 family protein, with the protein MESHLVRIINRLEMMAADGGNLKRNFEREGVVVAEVSFSNDPENGPVFTLRDVEARESYSFDSIDLIAMEIYDLLY; encoded by the coding sequence ATGGAATCACATTTGGTGAGAATCATTAACCGTCTTGAAATGATGGCGGCTGATGGTGGTAATTTGAAACGTAATTTTGAACGTGAAGGAGTGGTTGTTGCCGAAGTATCATTTAGCAACGATCCTGAAAATGGTCCAGTTTTCACATTGCGTGACGTTGAAGCACGTGAATCTTATTCATTTGATAGCATCGACTTGATTGCAATGGAAATCTACGATTTGCTTTACTAA